ttcagcagtttgaatccctagtgctgtgtaacagggtgagctcccattacttgccccagcttctgccaacctagcagttcaaaagcacataaaaatgcaagtagaaaaataggaaccacctttggtaggaaggtaagagcgttccgtgagcctttggcattcagtcatgctggccacatgaccacggagacatctttggagagcactggctcttcggctttgaaatagacaTGAGCACtgtcctagagttgggaatgactagcacatatgtgcaagaggaacctttacctttatctttctgAGTTCTCTCAGACCTCTTATTCTCTGCCAGATTGACAAGGTAGACCAGATAGGAAACACAACTAGATGAGCCAATTTTACTCTATTGAAAAAGTatgttaacagaattttgcagtcTGAAAGTACTTCTCTTCATCTATCACCTTTTAACtcaaaactagggagggtttctTCTGAGTATCTTGCCTCAGGTCTATTCTGAGCCTGGTTAAGCTGCCTTTATCTGACTCCTTCCTTGGTTGCATCTCATTATCTTATCCCCCAATATCATTCCTACATTCAATTACATCTTCTGTTTCCcataggtaaaggttctccttgcacatatgtgctagtcgttcctgactctagggggcggtgctcatctccatttcaaagccaaagagccagtgctgtctgaagacgtctccatggtcatgtggctggcatgactaaacaccagaggcgcatggaacgctgttaccttcccaccaaaggtagtccctaataAAAGCTGGTCGTTATTCTCTCTTGGAATTATGCAATATTTTAAACATCCTGGAATACAAGGTATCCTTCCATTTTCATTTGCCAAATCCTAACTTTCTTTCCTATGCCTTCACAGAGCCTGAAACACTGTCCTTAAATTCTTGTGTAAGCCATCAATCCACGCTGATTGTTTCTGCAGAAGTTCAAGcaatgatagatgattgatagatcaatagatagatagatagatagatagatagatagatagatagatagatagatagatagatagatggatgatagatagatagatgatagataatgaagatagatatagatagatgatgataaatagatagtacataaaagaaaagatatcttcatcaaggtacaacacttaatgatagtcatagggtacaaatttaacacttaatgatacaacacttaatgatagtcataggctacaattaagcaatcaggaaacaatcaattacagtataaatcgcaaggatacaagcaacaaagttacagtcataagtggaaggatataTTCAGTTCTGATTCTGGAATTGGAATTTCCTTTCCTATGCCTTCATAGAGCCTGAAGCACTGTCCTTAAACTCTTGTGTAAGCCATCAATCCATGTGGATTATTTCTGTAGAAGTTCAagtaatgatagatgatagatagatagatagatagatagatagatagatagatagatagatagatagatagatagatagatagatagatagataatttgaTCGTGCTTTTCAAACTTTTGATGTAAAACATCCAACTATTTCTAAACAGGAatcaaatgaatatattttataagtatattttatttaattatccaAAGTTACATGTGCCTTTGAAGGAAGATTCTCATATAGGATTTCTGTAACAGTTATAAAGGAAACTCTTATGACTGCTGCCCtgtgagaaattttgagtaagctTGTCCAGGAGCTGCTGCCTGCATGCACAGGGCTGGCTTCCACAAAGCCTAGTAAGACCCAGGAGAGGACTGCAGTCTCTCAACCGCCAGCTGATTGAGGCAGAGACCCAGTCCATAAGTTTAGCTTCCTTCTTTTGTGAAATGCCACCAGTGAACTGAGGTTCCTCTCTGGCATTTCAAGTCATTGGAGCTTCTCATGGCCAAGTGCCTAGGCTTTTATGGAAGCCTCTTGGACATGAGCCACAGAAGCACAGCGGTTAGAGTACAATACTGcagcctacttctgctgactgcctgctacctgcaatttggcagttcagatttcaccaggctcaaagttgactcagccttccatccttccgagtaaaatgaagacccaaattttgggaggcaatatgctgactctgtagactgcttagaaggggctgtaaagcactgtaaagcagtatgtaagtctatatAAGTATATTGCTAAGTGCTGTTGAATGCGTCACTGGGTTATAATCTTCTCTCCTTCAGGGTCACCCCTCCTCTCTCTTGCTAGCCCTCCCCCTCTGTATGATCAGGTCTAAGATTTGTCTATAAAATGATTGAGGATAATATAACAGAATGCTTAAAGAAAGATTCATTGTTTTATATTCATTTAGCTATTTCCATTACCCATGCATTAAAGGATCAATCACatcatagtaaaggtaaaggttcccctcgcatatatgtgatagttgttcctggctctagggggcggtgctcatctccatttcaaagctgaagagccagcactgtccgaagacatctccgtggtcatgtggatggcatgactaaatgccaaaggtgcacggaacgctgttaccttcccaccaaaggtggtccctatttttttacttgcatttttatgtgctttcgaactgctaggttggcagaagctgggacaagtaacgggagctcaccctgctatgtggcactagggattcaaactgctgaactgccgaccttttgatcgacaagctgagcatcttagccactgagccatcacatcccttaTCACTTCATATAACTAGGTAATAAAGAACAAGTTCAAATTGCACAAGCTACAATGTAGAACAACAAATGAGCTACAGCACAATCatatttgcaaaattattttattacagcTAACTTCAATACAGTAGTTTTACCCTTCAGGTGCAGTTAATTTTATAAGGGCTCACAAATGGGATGATTAAACTGCATTAATTATAAAAGAAAGGTAGCCAGGAACAAAGCAGTGGAAAAcccaaaataatgaaaatatgatTCTCCAAAAAAATATCAGGTTGGCTTTAAGGCAATGATACAGCAAAACACAGTTTTCAGTCTATCCCTCTATCTATTACAGAACACTGACAAGAAAAGGGCCTTGATCAATTCAACACCTATCCTGAATTAATTGCTCTGAACTCAATTGGCAAaccattcaaacaataaatagtaataataccAGTGGAACGATAACCAGAAAATGCATCCAAAATGTAACAACAATAAGTATAGAGAACAGGATTGTCAGAATTCCATTGACCAATATATCGCTTAGGGCAAATGTTTCTTAAATCATTTTCTGTGACATGGATATATGTGTTATATCTTAAATAGGTGTGATGTCTGGACTCCATCATGTATTTACAATAGCTGTAAGTATTTGGAGCATCTGTTATTGGATAATCAACATGCTTCCGTTTGAATTCTTCAAAACTATCAGCTTCTGCCTCCAAGACTATCCAAGTAACTGAAATGAGCATCCAGAGTAGGTGGCTTCCCTTGGCAGCCATGTTTTCTCTCCCCCTTGTGACTCCTACAAAGAGGTGGgagagaagaaaataggaaaCAGTGAAAAGGGTTAAGGTGCCATCCCAAAACTTgaaggggatgggatgggatctcTTTTATTTCAGGGTGAATTCCAGAACCATTTCAAGTCATTTTTTCCCTCAGGGAGTTAGGTGATCTTTTTATAATGTAAAAAGTCAACACCTaacccccagaagaatgaaatattttgggaaatattaaaaaggcagaatattatatttcgctaaatgagaaatggagaaacatgtttttagaggcaggaagcagccccagtctccctgcccccaagcagaaactgaggaggccagcttttagaaatgcagatttggaaatccattcagaaagactgggtcaagacagaaactcagataagcaacaaacaaaaggttgacaaaattagctcagacaaacacataggatttgcatttcttcttttgcctatagagtcagctatgacccctacataacccctccATGAcaccataggaatctgacaacaaccAATTGAACATTAAAGGACATATTCTTGCacaagaacaggaagctcaaatacaaagcccaaaaaaggtataaaaacccacatactctcaactccattttgtcagctgcaccagaaccacaaaTCCTGGTCGTGGGTCTGTTCAtgaataaatggaccctctttccaatcagcctccagtctCTATTTTActcccagtgtctttctcccagattGGAACTGGACctagatttttcttccaacaataactATGTTTGACTCTTTTTACATTgtttattaaagaaaataatgTCAGCAATGAAATATAATGCATTCAGATATTctgagaaaaaagggaaaaggatGAGCATGTTGCATAGGGAGTTGCCACAGCAGCTTGAGATACAAGAAAGATATCAGAGTAGAATGAGAACTTTGACAGAATTAGTTGTAGAAGACATTCTGCATAGTAGTTATTTCCTAATAAGAGAAAACAGAATTAGGATTAGCATTTGGTCCCCCTGACATATTCAAAAGGGATTATCCTATTAAAAATGGCTCTGAAATATTTGAACACCCTTCACTTTATCCTGTTTTAAAATAGAGAATATCCGGCTTTAATGTTCATACATTTTTCTATAATGATTTGCTTTTCTAAATTTCATCCTTTTTTTCAATATGTCTTTTTCCCGTTCATCTGTTGCCTTCAATCTTAACCCATCAGTCAAACAGGACTCACCATGTTTCAAAGTGATTCCTTCCATCATTGAATTGTATTGTGGCAGGAATATTTCTTAACATTAAATTAAAAGTTATTTTCAAATGCCTGAATGCCATTATTTAATATCATCCTGTTGGGGAATCATAAAAACTCTCCTTCCTTGAAATCTGTTTATGTAATTGAAGAATCCAATCCTGTTCTTCTGAAGCTTTTCTTGGTAATCAATACCCACTCCACCAACTTTAATTCCAGTCCTGGTTCTCTTCTAATTCGTATGAATCTTATGTGGAAAGCAGAGCTGAATATCACAGGAACCACAAATGATGGGCCTAGGGGGTGGGTTGCTGGAGATTTgcaggagttcgggagaacctctagctatgaTTCTGTGaagtttggagaatccccaaatcgcactcctggctggcctcacccCGTCTCGCCcattcctcccctcccaggagtctccacgtggcccattttggatgcaggaaagtgcagggtgtgtgtggaggctcggggaaatacaaaaacaggcctaccggaagtttgggaaggctggaaacaggcctgtttccaccctccagagggcctttagagccttgggaggacatttttgccctcccaaaggctcgaggaaagcctccaaagcccTGGGAGGGCAAAGttgcccccccaccatggtgttggaggccaagtaggccatgcccactatggccatgTACACTCAGCAACCACGCAGAGAACCccctgctaaaatttttgaagcttacCCCTTGATGGGCCCGCAAGTGAAATACATCTGTCAATTTTTTCATCTGCTGAAGATATAATCTATATCTTTAGTAAAACTAAATAGAGATACCCCAAGTTCTCCCTTTGGCAAGAAGGCCATAACAGTAACTATACAAAGATACTTGCATCGGTAGATTAAAATCCCCAAAACTCTCCcacaggtactttttcaagaggcaattgcaagaagcttcttcagctctgactggatggtagggaatggaagcggtgaagaagcttcttggatgagaagcaaaacatcttcaaagaaaaaccaaaaagtccagttgcctcttgggaaaaaaagcacctttgggacaaccataacctggatgactgagaatctctgtagacccCAGAACTGTCCTAAACTCCTGCAAGTCAAGGAATAGTAGCTGCCATtttccctttctaaccctctcccaGACCCGTTATTCTCTGTCAGCCTTATGAGGTAGATCAGACTAGAAAACAACCAGATGAGCTAACACTACAaatcgtcctcaacttacaagttgtttagtgaccattcaaagttacatggaAAAGAAGtgatgtatgaccatttttcacatttacgaccattgcagcatccatatggtcatatgatcaaaattcggatgcttgacaactggcatgtatttataacgaatgcagtgtcccaaggtcatgcgatcaccttttgtgaccttctgacacgcaaagtcTGGAAaatccagattaatttaacaaccgtgttaataatttaacaactgcggtggcTCAATTCACAAacctggcaggaaaaaaaacattgtaaaagagggcaaaactcacttaacaactgtcttgcttaaccacataaatttggggttcaattgtggtcataggtttaggactacctatactttatTGTGGGGTTATCTTAACAGAAATCTTGCAGGTGTGAAAGCATTTCTCTCTGCCATAGAGAGAAAACTAAGGAAGGCATCTTCTGAGCCTCTTACATTGCTGCTGCAGGATAAGCTGTCTTTTATTTGACTTTCTTTGGTTGCATCTCTTTCTGAAGCTTTGAAATTCTTTCCCACAAACCATTGCATCCTCCATTTATCATTGAGACCAGAATCTCCTATCTATGATTGTAAATAATGACCAATTCCTTCCTTATAAGTGCTCAAAGTGGCTGAGTACTTATTTTGCAAATTGTTTCAGTTCTGATTCTGGAGCTGCGTATCTCCAAATCAGATTTGCTACTAGTTGCTTGTTCTTTCTTGGAGCTAATATCCTAACTTTTAATTGTCCTCCACTTCGTAATCTGCACACATTATTTTTCTCATCTTGTAGCACCTTACATGTTTTGTCACtacagcaatggtgaaatccaaattttttttactatgggttctgtgggcatggcttggtggtcgtgatatagcttggtgggcttggcaggggaaggatactgcaaaattcccattccctctccactcctgggggaaggatattgtaaaatctccattcacacccttctctggggccaaccagaggtggtatttgctggttctccaaactgctcaaaatttccactactccagaacctgtcagaacctgctggatttcacccctgcactacaaGGATGCCATTCACTTGACCCATCAGTAAAGCTTCTTACCTGTTGCAAAATACAGAAGATCTCTTCAGACTAGAAGGCTGAATTTCTTCTGCACGAGTGTTTTCAACAGTGGCTTATACAGAGAGAGAGTGACCTCAAGCATCATGGAAAATAGTGAAAGAATATAGGATTACACTGTCAATCTTCAGATGAATGAATAAACATAAAGAATGAAGCACTCTATTCTTAGGGATAGAAAGATTATGTTTCCTTAAGAATAAAAGCTGGCCATTCTTCTCTGTTGGAATATTTGGGTAGTACATGTCCTCTGCATGGTGCAATATTTCTAAAAATCCTGGAATGGAAGATGCAAATCTTCTATTTGCATCTGCCAAATTTTAACATTCTTTCCTACGCCTTCACAATGCCAGAATCATTGTTCCTAATCCTATGTCTAAGCCACCATTCTCAGTCCATGCTAGCCCATTCCCTTCCCTGACAAGGAAGGGAAATTCTGAGTAAGCTTGTCCAGGAGCTGCTGCCTGCATGCTAGGGGCGGGCTTCCAGAAATCATAGCTAAAGCCAGAAGAGGGCTGTAGTCTCCCAACAGCCAGCTGAGTGAGTCAGAGGCCCAGCCAAGGAGGGTGGTTTCCTTCTTTTGCAAAATGCCACCtatagatgtttgtttgtttgtttgtacagATAGCAGgtgtaaatataaacatggataataaacaaaagaaatgaatacatataaatggggacagtaggacagggacggtaggcacgctggtgcacttatgcacaccccctttacagacttcttaggaatggagtgaggtccagggtagatagtttaaggttgaagctgtgagggtttgaggatgtaacaatggagttggttagagcattccaggcattgaccattctgttgctgaagttgtattttctgcaatcgagtttggaacggtttaccttgagtttgtatcgattgtttgcccatgtattattgaggttgaagctgaagaagtccttgacaaataagatgttgtagtagacaattttgtgtactgtgcttagatcagaccacagGGGGGCACAGTTCTCAAGATGAGCTTCTTCCTTGGTGTTTCAAATCATAAGGGGTTCTCTGGGCATTTTCTAGTGGGGATTAAGACAAATCAGAATTTCATTGGATAGCCTTTGTCGCACTCTTCTCATCTTGTGTCCACTCACACCATTCGTACCTTCGCTGCAGTAATGGAGAGGGTCTCCCTAtgaacgcaaaaaaaaaaaaaaagcatcttatcAATTGCAAGATGCAGAAGATAATCTTCAGACCAGAAGGATGAAAGTCTTCTGCTTCAGTGTTGTTCAATTGTGGTTTATATAAGGAGCTTTCCATCAGGCATCATAGGAAATATTGTAGGATTACATCATCAAATATCAAACAatgattataaaaataaagaatgatttatttatttatttatttattttgtcaaatacatattacataatatatataagcaggaattgaatagataaaatgaatacaactaaagggaacattaggacagggacgtaggcacactggtgctcttatgcacgccccttacagacctcttagaaatagggtgaagtcaacagtagacagtcttaggttaaagttttggggatatgATATGCCATTTTCTAAGGAATGGAAAGATTATATTTCCTTAAGAATAATAGCTGGCCATTACTCTGTTCCAATGTTGGAGGGTACATGTGCTTCATATTCTGCAATGTTTCTACACATCCTGGAAGACAGGATATTCTTCCATTTTCACCTGCCaaattttaatattcttttctatGCTTCCCAGTGCTTGAAGCACTGACCCTAATCTCATGCGTAATCCATCATTGTCAGTCCATGCTAATCAGTTCTGCAGACTTTcaagtggaaaagaaaaagataatttgGTACACTTCAAACTATTACAataaatgcacctatttattgaAAAGGGatcaaatgatttaaaaaaaactgcattcTATTTAATTATACAAAGTTAAACGTGCCCAaggatgttttcaagaaaattATGATACAGGATTGCTGTAACAGTTATAGGGAAAACGACCATTATGTCTGCCATGTCACTTACTATTTCTGAATGGGACTTTTTGTCTCTCTGCTTCACATTTGACATGTCTCCAGAATTTTTCTatagttactttaaaaaaattttttttttaaaaaaacaccctttaTCAATCTTTCTAGTCAGAGCTCTTAGAGAATTATTTCATGGATTATTATTGTTGATTGCACAGTCAGTCAGATAGATGTgcaaactggatttggcatttttttatTCACCCATTGAATCCATTCCAAGGACCTGGCATAGGTAAATATGGATGTTTGATGATGTTTAAAGGTATTTGTtgcagaatgtaaaatgttttaagtaaagctgccttttgcaattgactaatggtgaatttgtcaatgccagtagTGTTCAAATGGTACTTCTGCTGTTTAGGgattacaccaggggtgaaatgctcccggttcagaccagctcacgtgatctggtagcgatggtggctgctggttcggaggactgttagcaaaaatccctggccccgccccctgcctctactgagccgcaccatcagcagaggggtgttgttgttgtttttacttttaaaagccggttttgcttcagccgaaacatgcctttaaaagtaatggGTAAgttttgtcattattattatttttattcttaatttAAGAGGTAGGAATTGAAATGCATGTCCTTTGAGAAACAAAATATTCCCCCTCCCAATTTTAATAGAACATAATAGTGATTCCTGCTGGTATCTTTCTTCTTCTGGGGATTCAGTGAAAACTATGTGTTTCCTCTCATGTTGGGTACAAAGAAgccccagtctctctctctctctctctctctctctctctctctctctctctctctctctctctcattctctctctttttttttttagtaatgtcCTTCATCACTTAATCTTCatctgatccaggggtgaaatgctcccggttcggaccagcttgcgcgatctggtagcgatggtggctgctggttcggaggaccggtagcaaaaatccctggccccgccctcctgcctctgctgagccgcaccatcagcagagggttttttttttacttttaatagccggtttttcttcagccgaaacatgcctttaaaagtaaaaaaaagcctttgaggatcccacccctcagctgagatcggcagagcctttaaacttaaaaaaaatttttaaagtctcctctggcgatgtcACCTGAGTTCCTTGTCAGCAGAATCTTACTTGCACTcttatgttttctacaagtaagagtagagattctaaggcacttacctgattactgatgaacgcatggctttttttccagcccgaaagccccagtttcactttcagccagacagaatcaattgtttagctaatctatttcctcagtgatcaactaatgctggctggctttgctggctgaggaagtctgggaattgaagtccacaataaaataaaataaaataataaaataaaatatttgtgcagctttctgagatttggtgtgtttctgtagtgtttcactctaactatccaaacacacaaaatctcagaaagctgtatgtggcattttgtgtgtgtatcagttgtgttgtgtgtgtgtaaagtgtgaaagttggtttttgagctttttgtggctgtgtgaagtgtgaagtgcacctGCTTTTacatgtgtgtgagtcagttttgttgtgtgtatgtgtaaagtgtgaaagttgatttttggtacctcttattgttttttatactttattatttttattatttattgttattggccatgcccacccagtcatctgaccaccaagccatgcccaattaagccacgcccacagaaccagtagggaaaatttttagatttcaccccagatTACACCCAAGGTACCTATTACTATAGTACTTCATGTGCTTTAGTATTTTGTGAAAAAGGCTCAAATATTTCATAAGAATGGTCTCTAGTTTTCACCAGACTCTCAAAGGGATGCTGATACAAACAAAAAAGTTAAGAACTCCTGGCCTTAATGAAATAGATACAGAGGCATCTGATTCAACTAGAGGATTCGAATAGAATTGAGATTTCAATTTGTAGATTAAATTCAATGGCATTTAAATCAAATTTCAAAGCCaaattttttcactttttatttgGGGAACAAaagttttttggggaaaaaaatctatggaTCTTTTTCTGCTTTTAAACTTCATATTATTACTACGGTAGTTACCTCATTCAGTCATAATGCCTGTTGGGCAAATacttcaaggagagattcaaactagaaataaggagaaattttctgacagtgagaacattttTAGGGAAATTGATGCTGTGTAGTTAGCAACTAAATAGTAGTTAAATGCATAGAGATGGATCTTgtgtattaataccactctataaaagccttagtaagaccacatctagaataccgcatccagttttggtgaccacactataaaaaagatgttgagactctagaaagagggcagacaagagcaacaaagatgattagaagactggaggctaaaacatatgaagaatggttatagGAACTGgccatagctagtctagtgaagagaaggactacgggagacatgatagcagtcttccaatatttgaagggctgccacagagagaaagctattctccaaagcacctgaaggccagacaagaaatacaataatggatggaaattgatcaaggagagattcaacctagaaataaagagaaattttctgacagtgagaaccatcaaccaatggaatagcttgccttcaaaaactgtgggattttcatctctggaggttttcaagaagagactggactgccatctgtgagaaatgatgtagggtcacTTTGGTGGAGAGTtgtaggactagatgacctataagatcccttccagctctcttattctgttctgaTCTGTTCAGGTCAGATGAGTCCATACATGTAatgcaaaggtgggtttcagcaggttctgatcagttctggagaactggtaacagaaattttgaatagttcggacaaccagtagtaaaaattctgactggccctgcccccatctattctctgcctcccaagtcccagctgatggggaggaaatgtggattttgcaccacacccaccaaaccatgtcacgcccactaagccacacccacagaaccagtagtaaaattttttgaaacccaccactggtgtaatgCTCATggaatatttatgaaataaaacTGCACTCAGTAAAATCTTATGCAACATTTAtttctttgattgtattcaaatTACACAGCATTTGGTAGGGTATACAATGCAAGCTTAAATGGTGCATTTGGTGatgcttgcttttttattttcttttagtctAAGAAAATTGCAAGACTATTCAACAAatgcagaagaagaaaacaatagctgCAAATCTGCACAAACCCATAAGGACTAGGGGCTTCCATATTCAGTGGGAAAGTAAGGGCTGTCCTAAAAAGCTGAGCCTTTGAGTGAGCTGCTTCAAATCTCAGCTTAGATCTGGCTCTCATCAAAGTAGACAGGTCTTCGACCTGCACAACGCACAACAATCAATCTTGATGAAGTGGTTTCACTGTAACTACAAGGTGGATAGTTGGAGCCCCCTCTGTGCTTGCAGGTGGTGACCGAAAATCGGTTACGGCTACGCCGAAGCCCATTACCATAAGGTTGACCTCCAGAACCACACACATTAATGATGCTTTTCTTGTTGTCATGAATGATGGAATTTTTGTCTTTGTAGATTGGCCTGGTCATCTTCCGTCTTTCCATCATGGTGTCACAGTAGCAGTTTCCAACGTTGCtctttggattattgtaatgctgctTCAGGAAGGTCTGATAATCAGGAGCATAGACACCTGGTAACAGCACCACAGCCAGAACAAAGAAGAGGACCAATTCATATCCTTTGAAGGTCATTCTCATGTTGACAGTTCGAAAGAGACAcctgaaaaaaaaggagagaaaagag
Above is a window of Ahaetulla prasina isolate Xishuangbanna chromosome 4, ASM2864084v1, whole genome shotgun sequence DNA encoding:
- the LOC131198713 gene encoding angiogenin-2-like isoform X3, which encodes MRMTFKGYELVLFFVLAVVLLPGVYAPDYQTFLKQHYNNPKSNVGNCYCDTMMERRKMTRPIYKDKNSIIHDNKKSIINVCGSGGQPYGNGLRRSRNRFSVTTCKHRGGSNYPPCSYSETTSSRLIVVRCAGRRPVYFDESQI
- the LOC131198713 gene encoding angiogenin-2-like isoform X1 — translated: MKTPRSLTGWGSSTRCLFRTVNMRMTFKGYELVLFFVLAVVLLPGVYAPDYQTFLKQHYNNPKSNVGNCYCDTMMERRKMTRPIYKDKNSIIHDNKKSIINVCGSGGQPYGNGLRRSRNRFSVTTCKHRGGSNYPPCSYSETTSSRLIVVRCAGRRPVYFDESQI
- the LOC131198713 gene encoding angiogenin-2-like isoform X2, which encodes MRRAARRCLFRTVNMRMTFKGYELVLFFVLAVVLLPGVYAPDYQTFLKQHYNNPKSNVGNCYCDTMMERRKMTRPIYKDKNSIIHDNKKSIINVCGSGGQPYGNGLRRSRNRFSVTTCKHRGGSNYPPCSYSETTSSRLIVVRCAGRRPVYFDESQI